Proteins found in one Aethina tumida isolate Nest 87 chromosome 1, icAetTumi1.1, whole genome shotgun sequence genomic segment:
- the LOC126264370 gene encoding uncharacterized protein LOC126264370: protein MGISEVTQRKNGRVWKESLWLALEEAGKLEREAAIKEGHVDSHGIPYITDGYLDGGWSKRSYGHTYNANSGAAVIIGKTTGKVLFVGVRNKYCCICARAENNNEAAKTHICFKNWSGSSSSMEQDIIVEGFNNSIEMHGLKYLKFIADGDSSVFKNIKEKVPYGHEVVKIECMNHVLKNFSKNLFKGSLLMTERC, encoded by the exons ATGGGTATCAGCGAGGTAACTCAACGAAAGAACGGGAGA gtaTGGAAAGAATCATTATGGCTTGCTTTGGAAGAAGCTGGAAAATTAGAACGTGAAGCTGCAATTAAGGAAGGACATGTAGATTCACATGGCATTCCATATATAACTGATGGATATTTAGATGGAGGATGGTCTAAACGAAGCTATGGACATACGTATAATGCAAATTCTGGAGct GCTGTTATAATAGGGAAAACAACAGGAAAAGTATTATTCGTAGGTGTAAGGAATAAATACTGTTGTATTTGCGCTAGAgccgaaaacaataatgaagctgctaaaacacatatttgttttaaaaattggtccgGTTCATCATCTTCAATGGAACAGGATATAATAGTAGAGGGATTTAATAACAGCATAGAAATGCATGGgttgaaatacttaaaatttattgcagatGGTGATtcctcagtttttaaaaatattaaagaaaaggtaCCATATGGACACGAG gttgttaaaattgaatgcatgaaccatgtattaaaaaatttcagtaaaaacctTTTCAAGGGGTCCCTGTTGATGACAGAAAGATGTTAA